The following is a genomic window from Spirosoma agri.
CAGGACCGACCCTTTGATGCGCAGCATAAGCTGGCAGGGCTTCGTTGCGTCGAGCCCATCGGTTGCCAGAACTAACTGCCCGTCGGTCCAGGTTGCCTCACCTTCCAGTTCACAAATCTGTCCTTTGTCATAACTCATCAGAACAGTCACGTTCGCATCGGCTGTCTGACTTCGGGAAATGCGAATTTTATTGGCTCGAGTAGTGATTGGTTTACCTTTTCCCGGAAGGCCAACATAATTGCCGAAAATAGTTGCTGGTGGTTTCGCGGCCTGTACCGGCAACCAGGAGAGCGCAAACAGGCTTGCACAGAAACTCAGGGACCGAAGTAAACGCAGCCATTTGGTTCGTGGCTGTTCACTCCATTGTCGATCACATCGGTTTGGGGTCTTCATCCGTTTCGTTCTATCGCTAAGCCAGTACCATACTGGTCAGAAAATCAAGAATAGCATCTGTATCGTCCCGGATCAGTACAGTTTCTGCCGACACGACTTCCGTAATATGGCTCCGCTGTAGACCCGGTAAATAGACTTGACTAGCACCGCCCCACAAAGCGATTTGACTGGTAAAATGGCGTGAGTACGTAACACCGTCCTTACCGTACCCTTTTTCGGTCTGCGGGCCAATAGTTCCCGTAAACCCGTACACATCCTGACTGATGCGGACGATCAGCAACGAGTTCAGTCCATTCCAGTTGTGCAGTACCGCGTTGCGCTGCCGAACGCACTCCAGTAGTGTTCTACCCGTTCTTTTGCTGTAATACAGGATATCAAACAGGTCCTCCATAGTACCCCAATAAGGCGACGCCCGGCCAGTAGGGTTGAATACATCCCAATCCGTGAATTTATACAGTAGTGTCCCGGCTCTAATTTGTTCATGGCGGGCTATCAGCCCGTTGAATGACTGACGAACGCTGGTGGCTAGCTGATCGAACGTCAGCGATTCATTAAGTGCCATAAAGTCAGTGCGTATGGACGCCAGTTTCCGGCAAGTCTTCGGCTTGCCGGAAACTGGCGTCTGCCAAACTATCGTTTCTACTCGCGTAACAGCTTCAGTTTCTGGCCGTTCACGTCCAGGTCGCGGGAGCAGATCGTGAAACTCTGTGTACCCGAACCGCTGCCCGACAGGCTGAACGATTCGCTGAAATTGATGATGGCCGAATGATCGAATTTGATCGTGCGTAATTCTTCGCCCTTCTGGTTTTTTAGTTCAATACTACCACTCACGTCGTCTTTATGCGGCAGCACCATCAGCTCAATGATCTTGGCATCGGCGTTGCGGGTTTCGATCGAAACGTCGATGTTGCCACCGAATACTTCGGACGTGGTTTCGTTGGTGTTTGGATTTACGTGTTGGTGAAAGCTGTAAGAAAGAGAGAGTACTTCGAACTCTTTGCCGTCGATTTTGAGGGTTGACTTGTGAGCCATTGTCGTAATTAGTTTTTGCGTGTAAGAAAAATGAAATGAAACGGTACTGGGTTTATTGTTTTAGGTCCGCATCCCACTGGCCTTTGGTGCCGGTCAGGTTGATTTCGAACACTTTAGCCGGGAAGTAAGGCTTAAGTTTCACGTTTACGATGACGTGCGTTGGATTGGTGGGATGCCGACGAATATCGAGCCCGCTGTAGTCCTCGATGATTTTGCCCGGCCCCCGGATCGTCGCTAGGAAATTCGCTACCTGCGTTTTTATTTCCTGTAGCATCGAGTTGTCGATATTCTCGAACGTCCGGCGGTTCAGGAAGTCCTGAAACACTTTCCCGATCCAGTCGAATACGCGCACGACGCTGTAGGTTTGCAGGCCCACGTTATCGCCGTTGAACAGCGTTTTGGCCGAGAACGGAATTACCCGGCCGTACTCGTAGACCATCGGAATCAGGCCCTTATCTTCGAGCTGGGCGATCTCGCCTTTGCGCATACTGAACCGAACACCACTGGCCATTTTGAGTTTGCCATGCTGCACCCCTGCCGATGGCTGTGCGATGTGACCACCCCAGAGCATACCGGCCAGCGCCATAGCGGGCGATACGTAGAGGTGCTCCTCCTGCCCCAGTTCGGTGTACGCTTCACGGCCTACAATCCAGTTGCAGGGCATCATCACGTTGGCTTTGTGCGGATCGGCTCCGGTCAGTTTGTCGCGTTCGAACGTCGCTTCCACACTATCGGGGTCGTCCAGGTGCCGGTAATCAGTCAGGAGCATAACCTTGTTCTGATGCGCCAGCGTAGCCCACTTGTCAATAATGGTATTTTTCTTGAGCCAGCCGGGTAGAACCAGCAGTGAATAGTTTTCGGAGAGGTCCAGTTTGTCGTAGCCATCGCGCAGTTCTTTGGCGACCTGCTCGAAAATGCCCATCGGATTGCTGAACCCATCGGCATCGGTGGTCTGGTCATTACCGGCATCGAACAGGACGAGGTTCTTTACTTTTTCGGATTCGGCATTTTCGAAAAATAACGACAAAGACCGATACGAGGCTTCCAGTTCCTCCGTTTGCGTCAACACGTTCGCGAGGTTCTTCTTGAGCGTATCGCTGGCAGCGGTGGCCTTCTGCTCGGCCTCCGCAATCATATCGGCTACATTGTCGTGAGCGGCCAGCAGAGACGCGAAATCCTGTAGTCGTTTCTTGAGCTTTTTGCGATCGGCCTTATTCTCTTCTTCGGTCAGGAAGATGCTTTTACGCGCTTTCTTGGACGGGTCCATATTTTCGGTGCCGTCCACGATCGTTTTGATGAATTCGAACCCGCCGTATTTGGTCAGCTGCTGCACGCTTTCGGTCAGCGAGCGGGTGGGCTTGGCCTGCTCGACCACGCGTTCTTTCAACAGGGGTGCATTCTCCTTAATCTGTTCGTCTTGTGCCATGAGTCGTATACTGCATTTTAGGGGATGAGTGGGGCCGGATGGTCAGTTAATTGGCCTCGTCGAGTTCCTGGGCCAGCGTGTTCAGCGCGTCGATGAATGCCTGTTTGGCCTGCGGATCGGCCAGTAGTTTCTGGAAGGCTTTGTTCGACATCAGCCGCTTGATCAGGCTTTGGTAGTTGTCTTCCTGGGCCTGGAGGGACTGCAAAAACGCACTCTGATCAATGATGCCCTGTTTGCTGAATGCGGTCAGATTCTGGAAAAACAGCGTCTCGTTCACGTCTTCGCCGTCTTCCGTCTCGTGCGTAACATCGACTTCCGGCTGAAACGTATCGAAAGCATCCTGCAATTTCTGAACCCCTTCAACCGGGGCCTGGCTCATCGAATCGGCGGTAAATTTGCCGACCATCGCCGTTTTGTTTTCCTGGAGGAATTTGATGGCCTCGCTGGTTTCTTCGGGGATAATAACTCCGCCGATCTGGGGTTTATTGACTGCCATGCTACTGATTTAGTTTAAGGAAGTAGACTATTGATTAGAGTAGATTGTCCATCAGACGTATTCGCTTCGACCAGCTGGAGGGTTTGTAGTCATCGCTGTCCGTAACGCCGATGGGGGAGTCGGCCGCCTGCACGACTTTGGCCGTTTTGCCGCTCATGTACACCAGGCCAATGTGATGCCAGCCATTTTCGGTATTATACTGGCCAATAACATCACCGTTGAGCACATCGGTCGGGTCCGTAACTTCCACAAAACCGGCCATATTCGGGTTCGTCATGAGCACTTTGATGTCGAGGCCGAACGCAGTTTTGGGTGCCCAGAACTTGGCGATGCAGTAATTGACGAAGCCAATACAGTCGAAATGTTTACGGCCCGCGCAGGGTTCCCCCCAGACAATGCCGTTGTTTGCCTTCCCGATGGGTTTGATTTTGCCTTTGAGTGAGTAGGTGCGGGGTGTCACTTTGTTCTGAAGCACCGCTGTTCCGGCCCTTAGAAAATCGTTGACCTCCTGTACCGTGAGCTGAGGGAAGTTGTTACACGAACCCGCGCAGGTATTGCGGCCATTTATGTCGGTAAAAGCCGTCTGCACGTAGGGTTCGTTTGGGGCAAACGAATCGGTCAGCATTTTCGCGGTAGCGGGTTTGTATTGGGCTCCATCCGAGAGGCCCGGTGTATTTCCGGCAGATCCCCATAGGTAATGCGCTTTCCCCACATGGCTTCGGGCCTCGTCGACAATGCCTTGTCGCTGAGCGAGTTTGCCCTGGGGCGTCGACATTTTTTTGGTCACGTTGACGGGGATCGGGAGGGCATATTCGTAGATACCTGCGTAGGCATGCAGAATGGTCTGCCCCGGTTTTAAGGCAGTCAGGTCGAAATAACGCATGCCATACTTCCTGGTCTTTTCCTGCATCCGGACCAGACTCTGATCAACAATCACCCCTAAATCGTTGCCATAGAAATCACCACCAAATAAGCCAATTGCTCTTTTCTGACCTACCTGAAGGGGACAGTCAACGAGCGGAAGTGCGGTTGCCGCATCAAAAAAATGTGCCATAAAGCTGCGTGTTAAGGGTACCTGGCGACGAGTTACCTGTACTGAAAACTGTAATTGGTTAGTCGGATTTTTTTCTGCTCCGGAAACGCTCGCTTGAGTAAGCGGTTCAAACGGGCTTATTTGGGTATGGGGCGATAAAACCACCAGCTTCCACCCACGGAGATGCTATCCGTATTTTTAAAGTAGAGTGTTGTCTTCTTGACCGGACCGCCATCCGGAACGTTCTGTTCGTACACAACTACTTTGCCATTCGCGCCGACCGAGGCTACGATAGCCGTATGCCGCGGTTCTCCACGGGTTTCTTCCCACCAGCTTCCATCGGCTGCGTCGACATGCACGGTATAATAGTTAAACTGAACAATATCACCCGCCTGTAAATTCGCCAGTGATACCGACGTTCCCCATACATAATCGGCATCGGAATTTACCCCATCAGCCCCCATAATATCGTTCGATGTTTTGGCCTTCGCATTTTTTAGTGCCGTTTCCGCCAATGTCCAGCACTCGCCATCGCCAACCCGATGGCCGACTTTGTTAGCCGCGTAAGCGACAATTACTTTATTGACTCCCATTGCTTTGATTACTTAACTGGTCTTTTTTATGGATAGAAAATCGTAAACACGCGAGAGAAAATGACACTTCTCAGTAGGCTAGCTGCTTGTCATGCCTCGTTTTGTTTGTATCGTGTGCTAGCGATGATGATTAATTATGTTAACGTCTCCCGCGATCAGGTTTAACTTCGCTTTAGGTGTAGGTAATGGGTTGTTAGCTAGCGATTTGCGTTGTTTCAAACGTCAGTTCGCCCGCGTCGTTGGTAGTCAGGTGCAGATGACTTCCCTTGCCAATCTCGCCCGATACGATCATACGGGATAGCGGTCGTCGGAGTCGGTTGCGGATGACACCCCGCAGGGGACGGGCACCGTATTTGGGGGTGTATCCTTCCAGGGCGAGCTGCTTCCGTACGTCGTCGCTTAGGGTTACGGTAATGCCTTGCTTCTCAAGCGTTTTCAGGAGCGATTGTAGCTGAATGGTAAAAATGCTGACAATGGCCGCTTCCGAAATTGGCTGGAACGGAATGATTTCCGTCAGTCGACCGAGAAACTCCGGTCGGAAGAAACGACCCATAATATCGAGTAACTCGTTAGACGTTGCAATCTCACCCTTTGCCGCTTTTTCGACCACGAAGTCGGAGCCGATATTTGAGGTGAACAGGACGATAGCGTTCGAGAAATCACCCTCTCGGCCAAGCCGGTCGTGCAGCATACCCTCGTCCAGAATTTGCAGAAAAAGGTCGAATACTGACGGATGCGCTTTCTCGATCTCGTCGAAGAGTACTACTGCAAAGGGCTGCTGCCGAATCTTGGTGACCAGTAACCCGCCGTTTTCGTAGCCGACATAACCCGGCGGTGCGCCGTAGAGCAGAGCGGCCGAATGTTCCTCCTTGAACTCCGACATGTCGAATCGGATCAGCGCCCGCTCATCGTTAAACAGGAAATCAGCCATCGATTTCGCCAGCTCGGTTTTGCCGGTTCCGGTCGGTCCGGAGAAGAAGAACGAACCAATCGGCTGACCGGGACGACTCAGTCCGGAGCGATTTTCCAGAATAGCATCGGCAATGATTTTTACCGCATGATCCTGACCCACAACGAGTTGTTTTAGATGTTCATCCAGTGCCAGCAGTTTATCCCGTTCTTTCGACTGAATTTTGCCGAGGGGAATACCGGTTCGGTTGGCGACGACCGCGGCCACTTCGGCGGGCTCGACCTTATCGCGGACGTGCTGGCCAAGCGTTTCGAGTTTGGTCAATAACCCATCCAGATGATCGCAGAGCGCATCCGGCAGTTCAAACGATTCGGTCATTAATTCTTCCTCAACCTGTCCCAGCAAGACCGGGCTCAATCGGTTCCGCATCTGGCGTTCAAACCACCTAACGTTGGGCATATACGTTAAGGGGTCGTGCGTGTCGGTTTGCTGACGGATGTCGGTTAATTCCGTTCGTAAGCGATCGATTTCGGGTTGGGTCGTTTCAGCCGCCATTTTCATAGCCGCCATCGTTCGGTCGATGAGATCAATAGCAGCATCGGGAAGTCGACGATCTTTCAAATAGCGTTTGGCCAGTCGAACGGTCTCAGCTACGGTTGTGTCGGCCACGCCAATCTGGTGATGTTTTTCGAACAGGGGCAAGATGGTCTGCACCATCCGGGTGGCTGTTTGTTCGTCGGGTTCGTCGACGGCCAGCACCTCAAAACGACGGGCAAAGGCTTCGTCTTTTTCGAGGTATTTGCGGTACTCGTCGTTGGTCGTTGCGCCAATAAGCGTCAGTTCACCCCGTGCCAGTTCGGGCTTCAGGAGGTTGACCGTCCCAACGGCCCCACCGTTCGGGTCGAGCAGGACGTGGATTTCGTCAATGAACAACAGGGCGCGGTCAAATTCTTTCAGATCGGCCAGAATGCCCTTCAGCCGGTCTTCGATTTCACCTTTGTAAGACGCTCCGGCAATGAGCGATCCCATATCCAGTTGAAACAAATGCGCATTTTTGAGGTGGGGAGGAACATTGCCCGCCACAATCTGCTGAGCTAATCCTTCGACCAGGGCCGTTTTTCCAACTCCCGGTTCGCCCGTAATGATTACGTTTGGCTTGAGTCGACGGCCCAGAATCTCAATCATCTGGCGGGTTTCTCGGTCGCGCCCAACGATTGGGTCAAGTTTGCCGTCACGGGCGGAAGCCGTGCGGTCAATGCAAAATTTGAAAAGTGTTTTGCCGGTAGCCGTCGGGCTATCAGGCTGCGCGGATTGACCGTTCATGGCTGGACTACTGCTACCGCCCTTTTTGCCACTGACCGCCTGCTGAAAGCCAACTTCAACCAGCCCTTTTTCCAGTAACTGATTTTCCGTAAGTGGAAAGGATTTCAGCTGATCGCGGCTAAACGCGACATCGGGTTTACACATGGCGACTAACACCGCGAGCGGAGAAAGTTCACCCTCGCCGAGCTTCATCCGAACGACATCCGACACTTCCAGCAGGGCGCGGACCTGCGCATCGCCGGTTGGTTCGCCCGTTGAGCGCGCTGATTTGGGGTAGGTTTCGACCCGAATGTCGGCCCAGTCGCGCAGGTACGGTACATCGATTTCCCAAATGGTCAACTGTGAAGCCAGACCGACGTCATTGTGAAGGAGTCCATTCAGCAAGTGCCCCGGCGAAAAGGTCAGGTGCTGATGTTCCCGCGCAATGGCCTGAGCAATGCTGACGGCTCGTCGTAGTTCGTCTGTATAAGCAAGGGTTAGCATGGTCTGGACGGATTATTGGGCACCAAACGTGGAGTCAACTTACTGATTTGTTGCCCGTTGACTGATAGCGTTTGAGTGAGTGACGGTTTGGTTGAGTAAACGGTCTTATTTGCGCGCAGGTCATCAATTTATAATGTCGGCGAGCGACAGTGTTCAGCTAGCCGGTAGCTTTTACCTTAGTCGGAATCTGAGAAGTATAGGCAAACACCCGTTCATTAATCGATCACTTTCGCTGGAAATAAAAATTGCTGGTTAGTGACGTTAATTCCCAGGGAGTCTGTTTGTAATTCGACCGCTTGATTACCTCTTCTCTTACATGTTGACATACGTCAATTACACTTTGATTCGGAATGACTATCTCTCGAAGTAGTGCCGCTGTGTAAAGGCTATTGCGTTCTTCTACGGCCACCATCGATTTGCCCGGTCTGGTGGCATAAGCCACGACGAAACCCACAGGAGTATCTAGATCAAGGCCCAAGGGTCTGGTATACGAATGGGTGGATAGATTATCCCGGTCACTATCTATCAGAATAAGATTAGTGACGGCTTTTGCCGAGGCCATATCAGTAATAAGCTGGTGTGTTTTCAAGCCTATTTCGCCAACATCGGCGGCCGTCGTTGGGTTGGCATCAACAGGAAGGAGAAACAGGTTTTCGCCGTCCTGCACACCGTGCCCCGTGTAATACACCAAGCCAACCTGGTAGCCTTTCAATTTTGTGCTGAATTGGTGGATAGCCAACTGCATATGCGCTTTGTCGACATTCTTGACCAGCATGACGTCGAAACCCAGTTTGGGTAACAGAGCCGCCAGATCATCCGCGTTGTTGAGCGCCTGGGGTACTGCTGAACGCTGCGTGTATGAGCCGTTGCCAATCACCAGCGCCAGTCGCTTTTCAGGCGGAGACACCGGATTCGGTTGCGCACCAGCCCAACCCATTATCAGGTTGGCTAAGGCTATCAGAACTAAAATTTTCATAGGGTGTGGATAGAAAGTATGGTCAACGT
Proteins encoded in this region:
- a CDS encoding type VI secretion system contractile sheath protein TssC, with amino-acid sequence MAQDEQIKENAPLLKERVVEQAKPTRSLTESVQQLTKYGGFEFIKTIVDGTENMDPSKKARKSIFLTEEENKADRKKLKKRLQDFASLLAAHDNVADMIAEAEQKATAASDTLKKNLANVLTQTEELEASYRSLSLFFENAESEKVKNLVLFDAGNDQTTDADGFSNPMGIFEQVAKELRDGYDKLDLSENYSLLVLPGWLKKNTIIDKWATLAHQNKVMLLTDYRHLDDPDSVEATFERDKLTGADPHKANVMMPCNWIVGREAYTELGQEEHLYVSPAMALAGMLWGGHIAQPSAGVQHGKLKMASGVRFSMRKGEIAQLEDKGLIPMVYEYGRVIPFSAKTLFNGDNVGLQTYSVVRVFDWIGKVFQDFLNRRTFENIDNSMLQEIKTQVANFLATIRGPGKIIEDYSGLDIRRHPTNPTHVIVNVKLKPYFPAKVFEINLTGTKGQWDADLKQ
- a CDS encoding caspase family protein: MKILVLIALANLIMGWAGAQPNPVSPPEKRLALVIGNGSYTQRSAVPQALNNADDLAALLPKLGFDVMLVKNVDKAHMQLAIHQFSTKLKGYQVGLVYYTGHGVQDGENLFLLPVDANPTTAADVGEIGLKTHQLITDMASAKAVTNLILIDSDRDNLSTHSYTRPLGLDLDTPVGFVVAYATRPGKSMVAVEERNSLYTAALLREIVIPNQSVIDVCQHVREEVIKRSNYKQTPWELTSLTSNFYFQRK
- a CDS encoding ATP-dependent Clp protease ATP-binding subunit; translated protein: MLTLAYTDELRRAVSIAQAIAREHQHLTFSPGHLLNGLLHNDVGLASQLTIWEIDVPYLRDWADIRVETYPKSARSTGEPTGDAQVRALLEVSDVVRMKLGEGELSPLAVLVAMCKPDVAFSRDQLKSFPLTENQLLEKGLVEVGFQQAVSGKKGGSSSPAMNGQSAQPDSPTATGKTLFKFCIDRTASARDGKLDPIVGRDRETRQMIEILGRRLKPNVIITGEPGVGKTALVEGLAQQIVAGNVPPHLKNAHLFQLDMGSLIAGASYKGEIEDRLKGILADLKEFDRALLFIDEIHVLLDPNGGAVGTVNLLKPELARGELTLIGATTNDEYRKYLEKDEAFARRFEVLAVDEPDEQTATRMVQTILPLFEKHHQIGVADTTVAETVRLAKRYLKDRRLPDAAIDLIDRTMAAMKMAAETTQPEIDRLRTELTDIRQQTDTHDPLTYMPNVRWFERQMRNRLSPVLLGQVEEELMTESFELPDALCDHLDGLLTKLETLGQHVRDKVEPAEVAAVVANRTGIPLGKIQSKERDKLLALDEHLKQLVVGQDHAVKIIADAILENRSGLSRPGQPIGSFFFSGPTGTGKTELAKSMADFLFNDERALIRFDMSEFKEEHSAALLYGAPPGYVGYENGGLLVTKIRQQPFAVVLFDEIEKAHPSVFDLFLQILDEGMLHDRLGREGDFSNAIVLFTSNIGSDFVVEKAAKGEIATSNELLDIMGRFFRPEFLGRLTEIIPFQPISEAAIVSIFTIQLQSLLKTLEKQGITVTLSDDVRKQLALEGYTPKYGARPLRGVIRNRLRRPLSRMIVSGEIGKGSHLHLTTNDAGELTFETTQIAS
- the tssD gene encoding type VI secretion system tube protein TssD, producing MAHKSTLKIDGKEFEVLSLSYSFHQHVNPNTNETTSEVFGGNIDVSIETRNADAKIIELMVLPHKDDVSGSIELKNQKGEELRTIKFDHSAIINFSESFSLSGSGSGTQSFTICSRDLDVNGQKLKLLRE